AAAAGAATTTTATTTCCTCTTTTCCTGATAACAGTACACTAAATATCAGGAATGTCAAACATTTATCAAGAAATACAAAAACGTATCCTCGTACTCGATGGCGCTATGGGAACCATGCTTCAGGAATATAAATTTACTGAAGAAGATTTTCGTGGAGAACGTTTTAAAGACTACCCAACACCGTTGCAAGGAAACAATGATTTGTTGTCCATTACGCAACCCGAAGCCGTAAAAGAAGTACATAGAAAATACTTTGCGGCAGGAGCAGACATTGTAGAAACCAACACCTTTTCAGGAACTACCATTGCCATGGCAGATTACCAAATGGAAGAGTTGGTATACGAGTTAAATTACGAGTCTGCTAGAATAGCCAAAGAGGTGGCCGATGAATTTACAGCGAAAGAACCACATAAACCTCGTTTTGTAGCAGGCTCTATCGGACCTACCAACCGTACCGCAAGCATGTCACCTGATGTAAACGATCCAGGGTATAGAGCGGTAACTTTCGACGAATTACGCATTGCCTACAAACAACAAGTAGAAGCCTTAATTGATGGTGGTTCAGATATTTTGTTGGTAGAAACGGTGTTTGATACCCTAAATGCCAAAGCCGCTTTATTTGCCATTGAAGAGGTAAAAGCGGAACGAAATATAGAAATTCCTATCATGGTTTCAGGAACCATTACCGATGCTTCAGGTAGAACATTATCAGGACAAACAGCAGAGGCTTTTCTGATTTCAATATCACATATTCCGTTGCTATCTGTAGGATTCAACTGTGCTTTAGGAGCCAATTTATTACAACCTCACTTAGAAGCAATTGCCTCTAAAACAGAGTTTGCTATTTCTGCACATCCAAATGCTGGATTGCCTAATGCCTTTGGAGAGTATGATGAAACTCCAGAAGAAACAGCGGAGCAAATAGAAGAATATTTAAAGAAAAACTTAATTAACATTATAGGAGGGTGCTGTGGTACCACGCCTAAACATATTTCAGCTATCGCAGCAATAGCAGCGAAGTACAAACCACGAAAAGCTGAATTTGTTGCAGCAGTACAAAATAGTTAGTAGATGAGTGAGGAAAGACGATACATGAAATTATCGGGGTTAGAACCGTTAATTATAACACCCGAAAGTAACTTTATCAATGTAGGGGAGCGCACAAACGTAGCAGGATCGCGTAAATTTCTTCGATTGATTAAAGAAGAAAAGTTCGATGAAGCCTTAGCGATTGCGCGTCATCAAGTGGATGGAGGAGCGCAAATCATCGACATTAATATGGATGATGGTTTGATAGAAGGAAAAGAAGCGATGGTACGCTTTTTAAACTTAATAGCTTCTGAACCTGATATTGCCAGAGTTCCTATTATGATTGATAGTTCTAAATGGGAAATCATCGAAGCTGGATTACAGGTAGTACAAGGAAAATCGGTAGTAAATTCCATTTCTTTAAAAGAAGGAGAAGAAAAATTTATTTGGGAAGCTACGCAGATAAAACGATATGGAGCTGCTGTAATTATCATGGCTTTTGATGAAGTAGGACAAGCAGATACTTACGAGCGAAGAATAGAAATAGCAGAACGTTCGTATAATATATTAACTGACATTGTTGGTTTTCCGCCAGAAGATATCATTTTCGATTTAAATATTTTTCCTGTAGCTACGGGAATGGAAGAACACCGAAAAAATGCGTTGGATTTTATTGAAGCTACCCGTTGGGTACGCGAAAACTTACCACATGTAAGTGTAAGCGGAGGAGTAAGTAACGTATCATTTTCTTTTAGAGGAAACAACGTCGTTCGTGAAGCGATGCACTCGGTATTTTTATACTATGCCATCAAAGCTGGGATGAACATGGGAATTGTGAATCCGACCATGTTAGAAGTCTACGATGATATTCCGAAGGATTTATTAGAACATATTGAAGATGTTGTTTTAGATAGAAGAGACGATGCTACAGAACGCTTATTAGAATTTGCTGAAACGGTAAAAGGAACTAAAAAAGAAAGTAGTGAGCAAGTTTTAGAATGGAGAAGTTTGCCACTTCAAGAACGCATTACACACTCTTTAGTAAAAGGAATAGACGCTTTTATAGAAGAGGATGCTGAAGAAGCCCGTTTGAGTGTAGCAAAACCACTACATGTAATTGAAGGACATTTAATGACAGGGATGAATGTAGTAGGAGACTTGTTTGGTGCTGGAAAAATGTTTTTACCACAAGTTGTAAAATCTGCCAGAGTAATGAAGAAAGCCGTAGCCTATTTGAACCCTTTTATTGAAGCAGAGAAAAGCGAGGAACAACAAGCTATCGGAAAGATATTGATGGCAACGGTAAAAGGAGATGTGCATGATATTGGTAAGAACATTGTATCCGTAGTATTAGGTTGTAACAATTATGAAATTGTCGATTTAGGAGTCATGGTTCCACCAGAGAAGATTATTGAAACTGCTAAAAAGGAGAACGTAGATGCTATTGGTTTAAGTGGATTGATAACACCTTCGTTGGATGAAATGGTGTATTTAGCCAAAGAAATGGAACGTCAAAATTTGGAAATTCCTTTATTGATTGGTGGAGCAACAACCTCGAAAGCGCATACCGCTGTAAAAATTGATACGCAGTATAAAAATGCAGTGGTACACGTAAACGATGCGTCAAGAGCAGTAACCGTTGTAGGAGATTTATTGAATAAAGAAACCTCAAACGAGTATGTTGCCAAGTTGAAGAAAGATTACGAAGAGTTTCGAGATAAATTCTTAAAACGAGGAAAACAGAAGCACTACATACCGATTGAGGAAGCTAGAGAGCGAAAATTCAGAATAGATTGGGAGGCTACTAACATTACTAAACCAAAAGAATTAGGAGTACAAAAGCTAGAGCAAGTAAGTTTAAAAGACTTAGTACCGTATTTTGACTGGAGTCCGTTTTTTCGCTCGTGGGATTTACATGGAAAGTTTCCTGATATTTTAGAAGATGAAGTAGTAGGAGTAGAGGCAACCAATTTGTTTGCAGATGCACAAAAAATGTTACAACAAATCATAGAAAAACAAGCATTAAAGCCCAAAGCTATTTTTGGTTTGTTTGAAGCGAATTCTATGAATGACGATGACATTTCAGTTCAAAAGAAAGGAAAAGAAGTCGCAGTATTTAGAACTTTACGTCAGCAATTAAAAAAGC
The nucleotide sequence above comes from Tenacibaculum singaporense. Encoded proteins:
- a CDS encoding homocysteine S-methyltransferase family protein, which translates into the protein MSNIYQEIQKRILVLDGAMGTMLQEYKFTEEDFRGERFKDYPTPLQGNNDLLSITQPEAVKEVHRKYFAAGADIVETNTFSGTTIAMADYQMEELVYELNYESARIAKEVADEFTAKEPHKPRFVAGSIGPTNRTASMSPDVNDPGYRAVTFDELRIAYKQQVEALIDGGSDILLVETVFDTLNAKAALFAIEEVKAERNIEIPIMVSGTITDASGRTLSGQTAEAFLISISHIPLLSVGFNCALGANLLQPHLEAIASKTEFAISAHPNAGLPNAFGEYDETPEETAEQIEEYLKKNLINIIGGCCGTTPKHISAIAAIAAKYKPRKAEFVAAVQNS
- the metH gene encoding methionine synthase, giving the protein MSEERRYMKLSGLEPLIITPESNFINVGERTNVAGSRKFLRLIKEEKFDEALAIARHQVDGGAQIIDINMDDGLIEGKEAMVRFLNLIASEPDIARVPIMIDSSKWEIIEAGLQVVQGKSVVNSISLKEGEEKFIWEATQIKRYGAAVIIMAFDEVGQADTYERRIEIAERSYNILTDIVGFPPEDIIFDLNIFPVATGMEEHRKNALDFIEATRWVRENLPHVSVSGGVSNVSFSFRGNNVVREAMHSVFLYYAIKAGMNMGIVNPTMLEVYDDIPKDLLEHIEDVVLDRRDDATERLLEFAETVKGTKKESSEQVLEWRSLPLQERITHSLVKGIDAFIEEDAEEARLSVAKPLHVIEGHLMTGMNVVGDLFGAGKMFLPQVVKSARVMKKAVAYLNPFIEAEKSEEQQAIGKILMATVKGDVHDIGKNIVSVVLGCNNYEIVDLGVMVPPEKIIETAKKENVDAIGLSGLITPSLDEMVYLAKEMERQNLEIPLLIGGATTSKAHTAVKIDTQYKNAVVHVNDASRAVTVVGDLLNKETSNEYVAKLKKDYEEFRDKFLKRGKQKHYIPIEEARERKFRIDWEATNITKPKELGVQKLEQVSLKDLVPYFDWSPFFRSWDLHGKFPDILEDEVVGVEATNLFADAQKMLQQIIEKQALKPKAIFGLFEANSMNDDDISVQKKGKEVAVFRTLRQQLKKREGKPSFALADFIAPKETDKTDYIGAFCTAIFGADELALQYKENHDDYNAIMAQAIADRFAEAFAEYLHHRVRTKHWGYASEENLTNDELIKEAYKGIRPAPGYPACPDHLEKETIWQLLQVEENIGVSLTESLAMWPAAAVSGYYFANEEAKYFGLGKITDDQVRDFAERKNIALEKARKWLHPNISDN